A stretch of DNA from Pongo abelii isolate AG06213 chromosome 17, NHGRI_mPonAbe1-v2.0_pri, whole genome shotgun sequence:
ACATTTTGCAAGATGGGAATCTCTCCAAAGGCAGCGTAATAATCCAGGACCTTGCTACCAGCAGCATGGgcggagggtgggggtgggggtgggggtcaccTGGAAAATGCTGACTCCCAGGTCCCCTGTACCTCCTGAATCGGGACCAGTATTTGAACAGGTGACTCGTACGGACGTTAGCGGGTAGGAAGCACCCCTCTCAGACCAAGACAGCCTTGGTCTGAGAACTATCCACGGACTCAGGCTCTGCTCAACCAGTGGtaagtgatcttgggcaagtgatttttctgtgctttaatttttccttctctaGTGGGAATCATTCATCTCTACCCAATTAATAGTAGAGAAGTGAAGACAGCAAAATTGCAATCAAATACATCAAATGGGCAAATAAGTTCTAAAATGTTACAAAAAGTATATGTACAAGTTGAAAGGACAAATATTCTCCAATACTGATAATGGTGGCATTTTAATTTTCCTGCTGCTGGAGAATGAGCATTCTCTACAGTTGGCCTGACGCCGGGGCTCCTTCAACTGGACCTCATTCCACAAGTAATTCTCCAAGTTACTTTGAGTAAAAACCCTCAAGGAGACAATTCAATTTCCAAATGTAAATTCCAACAACATACAGAGGGAACACTATCGCTACCAGTGCCCTGGTGAGAAATGAGGTTTTCTACAAAATGTGATTGCCTTTGACATTGTTGCTGTTCCTGTGAAGTGGTTTTTCAATGTTAAAAGAAGCTGTTTCTATTGGGAAGGGATTTGTTCATGTAAAGTTGAAAGTTTACGCTTGTTATGCATGAGTTCGAGGGAAGGAAGACAGAAACGATGTGGAAAGACATGGATGTTCAATGTCATGTGGTTTTGAAGGGCTTGCTTCTGACCCTTAATTATGATCTGTCATTTATACAGAATATAGGGTTCTTGCCACATGTGAGCATGAAACGTGGACCCACTGATGTCTTCCCCACACATATCCCCTCTACCTTAAAATACTTCCTGCCATCAGTGAGTGAATTCATCCCCCAAGGAGCTGAGTCTACAGGATTCAGAATTTGATTTTGGGCAGAACAGCAAATTCAAATTCTAGATATTCTGCTATGAAGGCAAAGATTATGATAGTCAAACATTATCAGCTTTCTATAGGCAAAAACATGTAGGTGAAATCCTTCTAGAGAATGAACGCTCTACACATGATTTTCtctatttgattttctttatttgatttaTAAGAATACATTGATAGGAGCCCTTCCTTGTAGCATTAAAACTAAATTATGGATATTACACCATTAATTCCATTGAGGctgatttgtttttaactttccGTGATATTTAGACGACACAGAATCAAATGATCTGGAATCCTAATTGTGCTGGATTAGAGTTGAACACACTTTCATGGTCAGAACCGTGATACTTCTACTGGGTTTATCAACTCCTCCACAAAAAGATTCATAACAAAGGCCAATTGCTGTTCTGCAAACTCCTAGTCAGCCGTATCCCAAAGGACCCGGGCAGATGGTAAAGGGGACTGCAGAGAAGTCACCTGGTGGATGGGGGCACTGGCCAGTGTTCCAGCTTCACTTCTGAGTCCAAcgggctctgtgaccttggacagggcACCTTTTCTCTCTGGGTCccagtttcttttcttcattcataaAATGGGTAGAACTAGATTATTCTTTAAATCCCAAATTTAACAGTTTAAAAGCAACTGGGACAGgttgcagtggcttatgcctgtaatcccagcactttagatgGCCGAGGCAGGaaagtcacttgagcccaagagtttgagaccagcctgggcaacaagggagaccttgtctctacaaaaaataaaaaaaaaattagccaggcatggtaatgcatacctgtagtcttaactactcaggaggctgaggtgggaggatcacttgggcccaggaggtcaaggctgcagtgaactgagttcatgctactgtacttcagtctgggcgacagagcgagaccctttctcaaaaaaacaaaaacactaattGAGTCTTCTCATTCACAAGGGCCAGAGACGGGTGCAGGCTCCTTCCAGCTCTAAGTTTCTGCTGGCAACCATGGACCCCCAGGGTTTCAGCATCTAGGGCAACCCCTCTTTTAAGGACACCATTCCTTACCCACGTTTCAACATCTCCCACCAACCAAAGAAACCATCCATTTGATCATTCTAACACCCTGTTCAGTTCTTTAGGTGCCGAGGATAAGACACAGTAATTTTATGAGGATTCTTCTGAGCTCTAAGTATAAATCCATCTTTCATATTAGATGCTACCACCTGCGTGAaggatgttttaattattttaatttcgtACCGTTTCAAAGACACCACCAGATAGTGCTCCTCAAGGGAAATTTTGGCTTGGGGTGGAGGCACGTGTTCAAATTTCTGCACTTCGGCCAGTATgccggctcatgcctgtaatcccagcacttcgggaggctgaggtgggaggattgcttgagcccaggagttcgagaccagcctgggcaacatagtagaacctcatctctagtaaaaaaaatacaaaaaaattagccgggcatggtgatgcgcacctgtagtcccagctactcaggaggctgaggtgggaggatggcttgaaccagggaggttgaggttgcagtaagccatgattgcaccactgcactccagcctgggtgacagagccgagGTCTTGTCcccaaaaaaaaagtctgtacttTGGCCCACTGCTTCTCAGCATACATGAAGACGTATTGGTTTTCCCCAAACTGTGCTCAGCATGCTACTTACCCTTAAGGGCACCCCAACATGCTTCCTGAAGACAGTCAAGCCTCCTGGGATGCAGTCAGCGAGCACCGATGGGCAGGTCTATAATGGGCAAGAATAGACTCGAGGACAGTGTGGACCACAAGGCCCCTTTAGTCTTGCTGCTGTGTCACACTAGCTACTCAGCTAGGGAAAGAATTAAACAGGATTCAAGCAGACATAATTGAAATATGTCCTTTTTTGACTTCCTGTGAATATCAACTACTACCAAGAATCACTTGATCTGatacatattattaaaatgttgtttgtgtgttttgtataacttttttttttcttttgccaacgTTCCATAGTTTGTTCATGGTAACAACAATAAGGTTCTCATGCCAAGCATTCCTCCCTTTACAAGGGGGATAGCATGATGCCATAAgcctaggaaaaataaaattcaaagtttaaaatgaaaaaaaaaagagtaagacttACTATTTGATAGCAAACGGGGTGACTATAACcaataataactgtacattttaaaataactgagtgTAGctggattgtttgcaactcaatggataaatgcttaaggaggtagataccccattctccatgatgtgcttatttatttcacattgcatgcctgtttcaagacatctcatgtaccccataaatatatataccttctatatatccataaaaattaaaaatagaaaaaaaatgaaaacaaactttaaagcgaCCACACCAACCATACTGGTAATCCAGTTTAAAGTGGCCACACCAACCGCATTGATAACCCAGCTTAAGGTGGCCACACCAACCGCATTGATAACCCAGCTTAAAGTGGCCACACCAACCGCATTGATAACCCAGCTTAAAGTGACCACACCAACCGTACTGATAACCCAGCTTAAAGTGACCACACCAACCGTATTGATAATCCAGTTTTGTATTTTGACTTCGGAAATATGATCATAAACGTTTAATTCTGGGCCATAACTGGGAAATTAGTTACTGAACATCTAACTTTCAACAAAAAAGCCCATGAAGTTTACAGATAACTCTTGTgtttaagtaataaaatatttaataaaatgaaagtataGAGAAGAAAATTATGAATTCATAAATCAGGCCATTTTGCATCCAGATTGCATTCAGAAAACTTGTTTAACACCTAGGAGATTATTGTCCAAAGCTGATAGTGCTTGGTcttttttatcattgtttttgttcTGAAAGCTGTGCATTACTCacctatttttatataaatctgAAATACAGTATTTATCCCATATGTCCACATGGTAAAGtaatcaagaaaaatattttcagtgcttAGCACCCCCACCCCAATTTAAAGGAAACCCTGACTGTAGTAAATTCATGCTAATTGAGAACTCTGGGGAAGGGGTTAAAACATTATCCAGGTACAAGTCGGGTGGCCGTTATAAATGTTACCCAAATAAAAGCCAGAAACAGGAAGCCAAAAACCAGGTCCCTAAGGCAGGCATGTGTCTTAAATGATATCATTTGTCAAGTTTCCAGCATCTTGTGGTAGTGAACACAAAAAGAAGGTCTGTGTTGTACTGAGGACATTACATCCTCATTAGCTGGAATGTTCCTCAAGTACATAACGCaggattttcattttaataagaaGCAGCTACTTGTCACTGCACTTTCATTAGATAAACACAGAATGTAATACTAATGACCATTTACAGAGGCCCTATCCTACTCCTGAGGAACTTCATCCAGATGAAATCATATAATGACAAGTTAGACTATATCATGCAaaacttccttcatttctttgcaAACTAttccctgaaatttttttttttaatgctgaagtCAGTTAACAGCAGTAGTCATCATCAAAGGAACCCCTAAATGACACTGCTGGTATTTTCTGCCTGCAAAATAGGCTTGAAGGAATAGCATTTGGCTCTTTAGAAGTCATAACCAAATGGTAACAGATCACTGGGACTCCTTGGTTTCTCAAAGAGGCAAGCTCCTTCCACCCTGCCTGGCTGGTGACCTTAAGCCCGACATGCAGAGAAGTCCACACTGAGAAATAATTTACCCACTGGGATTGTTCCACCCTGGCCCCTTCTCTAAAAAAAGACTGACAATTGCCCTGAATTATGGATGTACTTTTTGTGATATGTATTACAGTTTGGAAGAAAGGTGTTGAGACCATGGGACCATTTCACCTCCCATtagaggctggtcttgaacaatAATCCCAGAAGATGAAACTGATGCTGAACTATGACCCTCAATTTACaaatcatttttcaaaagaataaaaaaaagtctAAACATATTTTTGGCATTATCTGAATGGGCGGAATCTTTCATGCTTGTTTTCTAAGAATAAGTGAAAACAGCATGCAGTGCACTTTCTTAGTTTGGGGAAAGAGAGAACATGAGGTTTTCagattagattttattttaatcctgggtgtttgaattttatttttacatagctACATTTAGTATATTCCCTCAAAAcataataaatttctattctgTAGCTTAAGGGATCCATCAGTTAAAATGTTGGTCTTTCATCTTTATTACCCTCCCGTTAAAATGAAAGAAACCGGGACTCACTTCAGTTTCGAAGAAGCAATTTAGCTGGTAATGTCCTTACTCCCCAAGTCTTTACAAAGGGAGAAAGTATATTATTGCTTAGATTTCACACATCTATCTGCATAAGAAGCAACTAAGCCTTTTGGACATAGACTAtgttaaatttaataatattctttGATTAGATTATTTTATTACAACATTTTTCCATTACCAGTCATTTCCTGTGCACAGTTACATTCATAAAACCTGCTCCCCCCTCCTCTGTTTGTTTGTGAATGTAAAAGCGAGGCAAAGTCTCTTTCCGTGTGGCTGTGGCTGTTAGGTCTGAAAGGGACGGATGAATAACTAAGCACCACACTGGACGGGTTTTCCTAGTCCCCTGCACCAGTAACCCTTTGCTATAATGAGGACACAAAGAGCGTCGCATCAGGCCGCTACCCTTCTTCATAACTCAAAAGCGTCACAGTGGCAATAGCCTCTAGTGCTATTTGTCTTTAGTGCAGTTGTGACACTTCGGCATGATCCATAATTTGGCAGCTATTTACCGTGACATTTCCCTTCAGTGCAGCCATAACATTCAGTGAAGCCATTATTTGGTTCCATTTACCATATAAATTGTATTGTTGTGCATGCATGCTAGCAGCTACATTAGGTACCTGAAAATGAGTAAATCTTGTAAAATAGATACTAACAGCTATTCAGCAGTAGGATTTCCTTGCTCCtcagatggaaggaaagaaaaattaaatacagtCGCCAAATTTCCTAGAGCATCTTTAATTGCGTCCCTATTTATTGAGCAGGTTAGATACACCGAAACCTAAGACTTTGAAAAATAATCTGGTGGGCTTCACCTTCAATTAGAAGGGCCCCATTGGGTTTCAGCGCAACGGTGACAGTGGCAGCAGTCTTCAGGGCACTAAGGGTTAAGAGGGAAGACGATGAGCCACGGGCATGATTCAGAAGAGAGGGTGCAGGTTTCGCTGCTTTTCCTGTGTGGTCAGTGGGTGAATGTGGGACATCAGGCTATAGTGCCAAGGAGCATCTCATTCCACCAGAACACGTGGAGAGAAAAATGGGAATGCAGAATGAGTGGCTGCTATTCTGTTTCCAGAATCAGAGGTAACGCATAGCTTCTAGTTTGAATGCCTCTAAGGAGAAGCAAATGTATTCTTCCTTGAGATGACTGAGGTCCCTACGGCGCACAGGGCGATGGGACATACTGTACCTCGAGCAGCGCAGCACGCTGTTACTAAGGCCTTGCGGTGTGCCTAGACGGCGCTTCCCTTCTGGGGCCCGTGTTTTGTGGCGAACCCCCACTGAGAATGCAGCGCatacttttctctttcctgtgCCTGTATTAAAAGTCCCCCTAATCTCTGTGGTTTCCCTTTCCAAaacctactttctgtctatgTAAGTTTTCAACATTAATTTGCTGCTTCAGaggaaagagaatatttccatttcacatgtgCCTTATCAGGTTGATGGTAGATAAAAGCCATTACGTGCTACTTCTTCAAAACACATCTGTGTTCACGGAATCATTTTTCTAATAACAAAATCAAATTTGGGAGGGAATTCCCCCAAATGTCCATTTAGATAGTTGGTTAgtgatttatagaaaaaaaaggacCATTTCCTGAGGATACAGATTCTGAAAATATATGGCTGGCTTTTGCTACACTTGTCACTCATGAACTGCTTATTAGCATAATTCTCCCAAAGCAAATTCCCAAATTCTCCCAAAGCAAAGAAGAAGTCGGGAACCACtttcaaaacagattttaaaatctgatCAAGCTGAAGAAATACTGACTCGATCAGATCTGGCATCAGGAATGAATTTAGTTCCCTGGAACAATAAAATCCGGAACGAGACCATCCATGACTAAAGAATTGAATGTAAGCGTTTTCCCTCTTAGCCATGGAGGGAAGTTTTattagcacattttttttttttccccaagagaagaggaggaggagaaggagagaccTATTCATTAACACCTtacttttgttttaagaaatattatatCCATTAccaactaaaaataaattgatttgagTAATTCTGAGACATAAAGTGCCCATTTTCTTTCTCCGTTGATTTATGTCATTGTTCTGTTTTTACAGCTTACTGTTGACAGAGTGAGGTAATTCAACTACAATTTTTCCAGTGTTTTTTCCCATGTACATATAATTGACAGCACGGAATATGGACTCCAGGCCAGTAAACCTGCCCTCTGGAGACAGATCTCCAAGGTCCACCTCACAAACCAGGTCTCCACTCACACACATCTCGAGCAAGTGGCTCATGGCTGCTTGATACTTAGAAAGGTAATGGTTCAGGAAGAAGCCCTGTATGCTGGCAGATTTCTTGAGCAGTTTGGCTGGCAACGTTCCTGCTTTCACAGGCGAAAGGCCAGTAGGAGTTTGGTAGCCAGAGATAAACCCTATTACTATCAAGCGCCCTTTCATAGCCAGGGTGTCTACAGCCAAGTCAAACATGGCTCCCCCAACAGATTCATAGACCACATCGACGCCTTCAGGGTACTCCTGCTTAAGGACGGTACCTATGGGTTCAGTTTTATAGTTGATAGGACGATCACAGCCAAGAGATCTCAGAAAAGCAGACTTTTCATCAGAAGAGCAGGTTCCAATTACATGGCACTTTGCCTTCTTTGAAAGCTGCACGGCAAACTGGCCCGTTCCCCCAGCTGCTGCTGTCACCAAAACTTTTTTCCCTTCCGACAGTCCTCCGAGCTCTTTCAGGCTGATGTATGCGGTGGTGCCACTTACCAGCAGGGTAAGATACTCGGGTTTCACTGAGGGCACTGGAGTTGCAATGTTGGCAGGCACAACTGTGTACTCAGCAAAAGAACCAGGTGCCATGTAAGCCACAGCTTGGCCAACTGTGTATCTGGCACTAGCAGAGAGGCCTAGGGCCACCACCTCCCCAGTGCCTTCGAAACCTATGTCAAAGGGAGGCTTAACTGAGGGGTCATAGCGGCCTGCTGAATAGTTGATGTCAGATGCGTTAACACCAacaaatctaaaagaaaacaaacaaacaaatatgttaACGATGGGTTTTTTGTTAGGCATTTAGATTCTGCTTAGAGAAATTCCTCTAGTTCTGGCGACCCTGGAGGGGTTGCTAAGCTATACAATCTGATCGAATTTGAGAAAATTAGTCCTGCTGCTCagataaaaagagaaatcaaacaAGTATTAGTTCAATGTGCTTTGTACTCAGTTTTTGGCATATTTTATCCTTTCATCAGtttagaaataatttcatatCATTTTAAATGGTAAGTTGTTTGTTTCACATTTTCACATGCCATTTATTTCCGTCTTCTTTCAAAAGtagaaataagcaaaaaaataaaaaaaaaagaaaagaaggaaaaaagaaaaagagtcagGAAGTCCTCATTATATATAAACTTCACTGGAGCTGTGAGTTGGAAATTAATTGGCCTCTTAACAAAGATGTTAAAAACAACACTgggataaaatatattcaaagaagtAGACTTGTATTGATTCTGGCAACAATTTAACACTtaagataataatagtaatgacaaTGATATTATTAAAGATTGATGGAATGTGCAAGGTCGCTGGTTGCTACATGTTCCTGCAGGGGTTGTTTGAAGCACTGTTAGAGTGGCTGTCACAAATTTTCTTTCTGATGTAACTACATCCAGTGTGAAAATACGCATTTTGATTAATTGAACAAAAATTGGGTAGAGAGATTTTTATGAAACATTCAACATTTCACAGTCCTTTTCAGATGAAAAGGAAAGCAAATCGTCACTATATTTTTCCTCAACAAGAAGCAGAGACATAACTTGATTAATACCAGATGATTATTTTCATCTTGGTATCCGGAGTCAATTTAATTGCGAGGCCAGTATTTTTCCCAGCTTTTTTCATCTCAGTATACCTCATAACAAAAATATCCTGATACATAGGAGGAAAAAAGCCATCTACTAAGAATGTCAGAAGGTGGCTTAGACACATAATGGAAGACCCTAAAAATGTCATTTCCACCTGTAATAGAATGAAAAGATAATAGTAACTGGTGTCAGGAGGAAAGCTGTTAAGCAGGTCATTTAAAAGGAATTCACTTAATTTAACTTAATAAACCAAAACTGCCCTGTATGTGATACACTTTCACCGTGATATAGATAATACTCTGCGCTTATAAATGCTCACTTATGATCATCCCCCATGTATCTACAGGACAGAAAATTCTCTGTATATTGTAGAAATAAGAACGCGGGGAGCAACTGCTTTCTGTTATGTCAAGCTGCATTCAGACGCCAGCACACCACACAGCCTCAATAACACCCCACACAATTCCATACCCATAGAAGATACACAATCATGAGAAGGGGGAAGATGAGTTTTGCTGGTTTCTTATTTGGAATTTAATATCAAGATGCCTacgttctattttttttttgctacattcTATTTTTAGAGAAGGGAAAGAACCTGCCATCTTTCCTTGAAATTTACATAATTCTCAAGGCCTGGCGTTTTAAAAAGGGCCCACTTCCCTGGGAGCTTGCTTCTGGACTTCACAGCAGCAGCCCAGGGCAGAGCCAGCTGGAGCCCGTCTCAGTGCCTCTGTCTTAGGCTGTAAAGCAAACTCCAGGAAAGGTGCCCGTGGGGGTGGAAGTGACGGCAGGGTTTGCTCTGGAAGTGGGGGGACAGAAGCCGACCCACTGCCAGTTGTGTTCTGTGCAATCCTTTGCCCACGATTAACCCTTCCCACACCCTTCATCCCTCCCAGCTTGTCCCCCTGCTGTTTCCGCAGTCCCAAAGGCAGTAGCCGCTCCTCTGCAGGGAGACCCCGCCTTGGGGGGACACCCGGGGCGGCCAGCCCCTTTGCGACGGCAGCCCTCCCCACCTCGGGATGGGCGCGCCCTGGGGGGCTCTGCAAGAGGAAAATGCAACTcccccctctcccagccccaggcTGTGGTTTGCCACTTCCTGGTAAGAGGTGGAGAGATGGAGCAGGACGCACACCGGAGCAGCCTGGGGAGCGCGCACACGCGCTGGACCCGGTTAGCAGAGGCCAAGTTTGGGAGGGGGGAGTGGggctctgctgggagctggggcgGCTGCAGCCAGCCAGTGGCTGCTTGAGTTTGCCAGGGGCCTTTGCTTGAAAAACCACACCAAACATCGTGGTTATTCGCAAGGGCAAGCGCTGGAGCGGTGGCAGCAGACTCGCGGGGCCCGCGTGCCCGTCCCGGCTCCGTCCATCCAACTCCCTCTCCCTCAGAAGTGCCCGCTGCAGCCCTCAGCTCCAGCCGTACAGTCCCTACGGCGTCCCCACCGCCACCACGGAGAGGGGTTATTCATCGACCCCAACTCCCGGGCGGGCCGGGACCGCACAGGCCGGGCGCCGAGGTGGAGTTGAGGTTCCTCAGGCCTGCGACCGTGACCTCGGCCTCTCCGGGAAGGGCAGGGGCCCCGGCAGGCGCGCCCAGTCCGCGCCCTTCGTCCCAGCGCCGGCCGCGCAGCTCCGCCTGGGTGGACAAGTTCTCTCCGAGTCCCGCGCACGCGGCGCGCCGGAGCACAGTGGCCGACAGACAGGGCCCGCCGGCGGCTTGACCGTGACCTTGGCCTCGCAGGCACCCCCATTTCTCACCCCCGCTCTCCCGCCCCGCCGTCTTCTAAATTGTCTGCGTCGTCGGTGAAGGAGGCTTAGGCTGGCTGACGGCAAGAGCCCGCGGCGGCTCGGCTGGCTCCTCGCACCAGGCTC
This window harbors:
- the PTGR3 gene encoding prostaglandin reductase 3 — encoded protein: MLRLVPAGTRAIVDMSYARHFLDFQGSAIPKAMQKLVVTRLSPNFREAVTLSRDCPVPLPGDGDLLVRNRFVGVNASDINYSAGRYDPSVKPPFDIGFEGTGEVVALGLSASARYTVGQAVAYMAPGSFAEYTVVPANIATPVPSVKPEYLTLLVSGTTAYISLKELGGLSEGKKVLVTAAAGGTGQFAVQLSKKAKCHVIGTCSSDEKSAFLRSLGCDRPINYKTEPIGTVLKQEYPEGVDVVYESVGGAMFDLAVDTLAMKGRLIVIGFISGYQTPTGLSPVKAGTLPAKLLKKSASIQGFFLNHYLSKYQAAMSHLLEMCVSGDLVCEVDLGDLSPEGRFTGLESIFRAVNYMYMGKNTGKIVVELPHSVNSKL